The window GGCCGGGTAAACGGTTTGGATGCAAACTTCGCTTTCGCGGTGACGTTTGCCCGGCTCGCCTACATGAGGTACCGTTAGTTCATTCCCTTTAAATGTGCCGGTTCCCTCGGCGTTAAAGCTAACTTCGCTGTAGTTGCCAATATTACCCGCCCCGGCGGCAAACAATGCTTCGCGCACGGCATCGGCATGGCTGTGGGGTACAAAGGTAACCAGCTTTTTAATCAGGTTATGTTTAGGCAGTAGTATGCGGCAGTTTTTAAGGCCAAGGGTATCGCATATGCGGCTGTTAACCCCGTGCATGACATTATCAAGATTGGTGTGAATGGCGTACAGGGCTATACCCTTGCGAATGGCTTTCTCAACCACGCGCTCCACATATGTTTTGCTGTTAAACTTCTTTAATCCCCTGAAAACTATAGGGTGATGGGATATAATTAACTGGCAGCCTGTAGCAATGGCTTCGTCAACAACCGCTTCGGTACAATCTAAAGAAAGCAGCGCCTGGGATATTTCCTGGTCGGGGTGGCCTACAATAAGGCCTGCATTATCATAATCTTCCTGGTAAACAAGCGGCGCAAGGCTTTCAAGGTAAGCAGTAAGTGCGGATAGTTTCATGAACAAATATAGAAATAAGTATGGCCTTGGTTTAAGGCGTCATTAACGCCATCCGGTGACTATCGTAAGCCATCTCTTTATTATACTTTAATACAAGCGATTTATTGTTCACCAAATCAACAATTGTTCCTATCAGGCAAAAACCACCGGTAAAAAGGTAAAGCAAACCCATTCCTATTTGTCCCAAAGCAAAACGCTGCACGCCTGCAACCACTATAAAGCCAAGCAGGGTAAAAATCAGTATTTCCTGTGCCGATTTCCTTTTGCTGCTATAAACCATATAAAAATAGTCGGTTTGGCTTTCGGTGAGGTTTGCGGTAGCTTGTTGTAAAAAGGCCATCTCTTCGGGAGTCATATCCGTAAAGTTCATGTAGTTGCCTTGCTTCATGTTCATGTTGGGTGTAGGGTTTGATGTTAGCGGTTTTTCAAATTTAATGTTTTTCTGCTAAAAACAATAGAAGCCCCTCTAAATAACGCCGCTTTCATGAACGCCTTAAAAAAATCAAATCGTGAATAATCTCCCTTGAAGGGGAGACTTTTGATTAGCATACTGCTCGTCAGCGCATCAAGATGCCGCGTTCTTTCAAAAGTTCCCCCTTTAGGGGGCGGAGGGGGCTTTTTTTTATTATTTTTGCCCTCATGAGCGAAGAAAGATCACTGAACTTTATAGAAGAAATTGTTGAAGAAGATATAGCCAACGGCAAGCACGGCGGCCGGGTATTAACCCGTTTCCCGCCCGAGCCCAATGGTTACCTGCATATTGGCCACGCCAAATCTATTTGCCTTAACTTTGGTTTGGCCCAAAAGTACAACGGTAAAACCAACCTGCGTTTTGATGACACCAACCCTGTTAAGGAGGATGTGGAATATGTTGACAGCATTAAAGAAGATGTTAAATGGCTGGGCTTTAACTGGGCCGAAGAACTGTACGCTTCTGACTATTTCGACCAGCTATATGAGTTTGCGGTAACGCTTATTAAAGCCAACCTGGCTTATGTTGACGATAGCACAGCCGAAGAGATAGCCCATCAAAAAGGCACCCCTACCGAGCCGGGCGTACCCAACCAGTACCGCAGCCGCTCTGTTGAGGAAAACCTGGAGTTGTTTGCCGATATGAAAGCCGGCAAATACCCCGATGGCGCTAAAGTACTGCGTGCCAAGGTTGACCTGGCTGCACCCAACATGCACCTGCGCGACCCTTTGATGTACCGCATTAAACATGCCCATCACCACCGTACCGGCGATGCCTGGTGCATATATCCCATGTACGATTTTGCCCACGGCCAATCGGATGCTATTGAGCAGATAACCCACTCTATTTGTACGCTGGAGTTTATTCCCCACCGGGCATTGTATGATTGGTTTATTGAGCAGTTAAGCATCTTCCCATCCAAACAATACGAGTTTGCCCGTCTTAACCTCAACTACACCGTAATGAGCAAGCGCAAGCTGCTGCAACTGGTGGTTGAAAAACATGTTGACGGCTGGGACGACCCGCGCATGCCTACCATTAGCGGCCTGCGTAGGCGGGGGTATACGCCTGCCAGTATCCGCGAGTTTTGCGAACGCATCGGCGTAGCCAAACGCGAAAACATGATTGACGTTGGCCTGCTGGAGTTCTGCATCCGCGAAGACCTGAACAAAACCGCATGGCGCCGTATGGCTGTGCTCGACCCTATAAAATGCATCCTGACCAACTACCCTGAAGGCGAGGTGGAGATTATGCATGGCGAAAATAACCCCGAAGCCGAGGATGGCGACGGCAGCCGCGAGTTTCCGTTTAGCCGCGAACTTTGGATTGAACGGGAAGACTTTATGGAGGTACCGCCAAAAAAATTCTTTCGCCTGGGTGTGGGGCTGATGGTGAGGCTTAAAAATGCCTACATCATCCGTTGCGACGACTTTGTGAAAGATGCCGATGGCAACGTAACCGAAATTCATTGCAGCTACCTGCCCGAATCAAAATCGGGTAACGATACCAGCGGCATTAACGTGAAGGGTACCATTCAC is drawn from Mucilaginibacter ginsenosidivorax and contains these coding sequences:
- a CDS encoding Nif3-like dinuclear metal center hexameric protein; its protein translation is MKLSALTAYLESLAPLVYQEDYDNAGLIVGHPDQEISQALLSLDCTEAVVDEAIATGCQLIISHHPIVFRGLKKFNSKTYVERVVEKAIRKGIALYAIHTNLDNVMHGVNSRICDTLGLKNCRILLPKHNLIKKLVTFVPHSHADAVREALFAAGAGNIGNYSEVSFNAEGTGTFKGNELTVPHVGEPGKRHRESEVCIQTVYPANLESKIIMALILAHPYEEVAYDLYSLTNQNQQVGSGMIGELEVPTNQESFLFHVKDKMRTHVIRHTAFTHKPIKKVAVCGGSGGFLLKHAIAAGADIFITSDYKYHEFFDAEGKIVIADIGHFESEQFTVQLLYEIIRKKFPIFAVRLTEVNTNPVKYFI
- a CDS encoding TM2 domain-containing protein, which codes for MNMKQGNYMNFTDMTPEEMAFLQQATANLTESQTDYFYMVYSSKRKSAQEILIFTLLGFIVVAGVQRFALGQIGMGLLYLFTGGFCLIGTIVDLVNNKSLVLKYNKEMAYDSHRMALMTP
- a CDS encoding glutamine--tRNA ligase/YqeY domain fusion protein — translated: MSEERSLNFIEEIVEEDIANGKHGGRVLTRFPPEPNGYLHIGHAKSICLNFGLAQKYNGKTNLRFDDTNPVKEDVEYVDSIKEDVKWLGFNWAEELYASDYFDQLYEFAVTLIKANLAYVDDSTAEEIAHQKGTPTEPGVPNQYRSRSVEENLELFADMKAGKYPDGAKVLRAKVDLAAPNMHLRDPLMYRIKHAHHHRTGDAWCIYPMYDFAHGQSDAIEQITHSICTLEFIPHRALYDWFIEQLSIFPSKQYEFARLNLNYTVMSKRKLLQLVVEKHVDGWDDPRMPTISGLRRRGYTPASIREFCERIGVAKRENMIDVGLLEFCIREDLNKTAWRRMAVLDPIKCILTNYPEGEVEIMHGENNPEAEDGDGSREFPFSRELWIEREDFMEVPPKKFFRLGVGLMVRLKNAYIIRCDDFVKDADGNVTEIHCSYLPESKSGNDTSGINVKGTIHWVSVPHAKTAEVRLYDRLFQVENPQSEEGDFKDYINPNSLHIIPTAYIEPDLANAIPGTAVQFMRKGYFTLDKYSTDDKLIFNRTVTLKDGWVKK